The Streptosporangiales bacterium DNA segment TCTGGGTGGACGAGCCGGCCGCGTGACCGGCTCGCGCGGAGGTCCGCGCGTTCGCGGGCAGAACTCGTAAGATCAGCGCATGCGGCTGGGTGTCCTCGACGTAGGGTCGAACACGGTGCACCTGCTCGTCGTCGACGCGCACCCCGGCGCGCGGCCGCTGCCGGCTTCCTCGCACAAGACGAGGCTCAGGCTCGTCGAGCACATCGACGGGAACGGCGGCATCGACGCCGAGGGGGAGCGGTCGCTGCGCCATACGGTCGCCGAGGCGCTCGAGGTCGCGGACGACCGGGGCTGCGAGGACGTCCTCGCGTTCGCCACGAGCGCGATCCGTGAGGCGAGCAACGCGGGAGACGTGCTCGACCGCATCCGCGAGGCCTGCCAGGTCGACATCCAGGTACTTCCGGGTGACGACGAGGCGCGGCTGACGTTCCTCGCGGTACGCCGGTGGTACGGCTGGTCGAGCGGGCGGCTCCTGGTGGTCGACATCGGTGGGGGATCGCTCGAGCTCGCCGTCGGCATCGACGAGGAGCCCGACGTCGCCACGAGCCTGCCGCTCGGTGCCAGCCGGCTCACCAGGGACAGGATCTCCGCCGACCCGCCGAAGTCCGGCGAGGTCAAGGCGCTGCGCACGTACGTCAGGTCGCAGGTCGCGTCCGTCGCGCACGACGTCACCAGGGTGGGCGAGACCGACGTCGTCGTCGGCACGAGCAAGACGCTGCGGTCGCTCGCCCGCGTCTGTGGCGCCGCGCCGAGCTCCGCCGGCCTGTACGAGCGGCGCACCCTGCGCCGCGACGCGCTCGCCGAGTGGCTGCCGCGCATCGCCGAGATGGACCATGACAAGCGGGCCGACCTGCCCGGCGTCTCGTCCAGCCGCTCCCGCCAGCTGCTCGCGGGGGCGATCGTCGCCGATGCCGTGATGGACCTCTTCGGGACCGAGTCGATGGAGATCTGCCCCTGGGCGTTGCGCGAGGGCGTCATCCTGCGCCGCCTCGACTGGATCGGCCACGAAGGCCACTAGGTGGGTCCGCCCGTGCGCCTGCCAGAATTCCGGCCATGCGCGTGTACATCGGGTCGGACCATGCCGGATTCGAGCTCAAGGCTCACCTGCTCACCTGGCTGGCGGAGCAGGGCCACGACGCCGTCGACTCCGGACCGGAGAAGCTGGATCCCGAGGACGACTACCCGCCGTTCT contains these protein-coding regions:
- a CDS encoding Ppx/GppA family phosphatase; amino-acid sequence: MRLGVLDVGSNTVHLLVVDAHPGARPLPASSHKTRLRLVEHIDGNGGIDAEGERSLRHTVAEALEVADDRGCEDVLAFATSAIREASNAGDVLDRIREACQVDIQVLPGDDEARLTFLAVRRWYGWSSGRLLVVDIGGGSLELAVGIDEEPDVATSLPLGASRLTRDRISADPPKSGEVKALRTYVRSQVASVAHDVTRVGETDVVVGTSKTLRSLARVCGAAPSSAGLYERRTLRRDALAEWLPRIAEMDHDKRADLPGVSSSRSRQLLAGAIVADAVMDLFGTESMEICPWALREGVILRRLDWIGHEGH